A genomic window from Nocardioides sp. BP30 includes:
- a CDS encoding amino acid transporter, with amino-acid sequence MSSATLKAPTGSPAPEQPEPRQKWYRVMCLTGVDYFSSLGYAPGIAALAAGLVSPLATIGLVILTLGGALPVYRRVALESPHGQGSIAMLERLLGFWKGKLFVLVLLGFACTDFVITMTLSAADGAAHLRENPHVPSSIGDHPMLITFVFLLALGAVFFRGFKEAIGIAVVLVCLYLALNAVVVLVGVAEVFKAPSVFSHWRTGLTQEHGSALAIVGVSLLAFPKLALGMSGFETGVAVMPQIQGDPTDTPARPLGLVRETRKLLASAAIIMSTFLILSSWVCTLLIPQDAFKAGGAANGRALAYLAHEYLGSGFGSIYDISTITILWFAGASAMAGLLNLIPRYLPRYGMSPQWAGATRPLVVVVMGVAFLITWIFDASVDAQGGAYATGVLVLMSSGAVAVTLAARKAGQRKRTVAFAVIALIFCYTTIVNCVERPDGLKIGGCFILAIVVVSLLSRIGRSFELRTTSIELDATADRFLRDCARRRIRLVANEPGALDAQEYDDKTRQVVADHDLTDEGDIVFIEVTLTDPSDFEGRLSVHGVVVHGHRRVLRMESATVPNALAALLMHIRDVTGVTPHIYFEWTEGGPVINLLRFLFLGIGEVAPTTREVLRRAEPDRSRRPHVHVG; translated from the coding sequence GTGTCATCAGCGACCCTGAAAGCGCCGACCGGCTCCCCGGCGCCCGAGCAGCCCGAGCCGCGCCAGAAGTGGTACCGGGTGATGTGCCTGACCGGCGTGGACTACTTCTCCAGCCTCGGTTACGCACCCGGCATCGCCGCACTCGCCGCCGGCCTGGTCTCGCCCCTGGCGACGATCGGCCTGGTCATCCTCACCCTCGGCGGCGCGCTACCGGTCTACCGCCGGGTCGCGCTGGAGTCGCCGCACGGCCAGGGCTCGATCGCGATGCTCGAGCGGCTGCTCGGGTTCTGGAAGGGCAAGCTCTTCGTCCTGGTCCTGCTCGGCTTCGCGTGCACCGACTTCGTCATCACCATGACGCTCTCGGCGGCCGACGGCGCTGCGCATCTTCGGGAGAACCCCCACGTGCCCAGCAGCATCGGGGATCACCCGATGCTGATCACCTTCGTCTTCCTGCTCGCGCTCGGTGCCGTCTTCTTCAGGGGTTTCAAGGAGGCGATCGGGATCGCCGTGGTCCTGGTCTGCCTCTACCTCGCGCTCAACGCTGTCGTCGTGCTGGTGGGCGTGGCCGAGGTGTTCAAGGCGCCGTCGGTCTTCAGCCACTGGCGCACCGGGCTGACCCAGGAGCACGGCAGTGCGCTGGCGATCGTCGGCGTCTCGCTGCTCGCCTTCCCCAAGCTCGCGCTGGGCATGTCGGGCTTCGAGACCGGGGTGGCGGTGATGCCGCAGATCCAGGGCGACCCCACCGACACCCCGGCCCGGCCGCTGGGGCTGGTCCGGGAGACCCGCAAGCTGCTGGCGTCGGCTGCGATCATCATGAGCACGTTCCTGATCCTCAGCTCGTGGGTCTGCACCCTGTTGATCCCGCAGGACGCGTTCAAGGCGGGCGGTGCGGCCAACGGCCGTGCACTCGCCTACCTCGCGCACGAATACCTCGGCAGCGGCTTCGGATCGATCTACGACATCTCCACGATCACGATCCTGTGGTTCGCCGGTGCCTCGGCGATGGCCGGCCTGCTGAACCTGATCCCGCGCTACCTGCCCCGCTACGGCATGTCGCCCCAGTGGGCCGGGGCGACCCGGCCGCTGGTCGTGGTCGTCATGGGGGTCGCCTTCCTGATCACCTGGATCTTCGACGCCAGCGTGGATGCCCAGGGCGGCGCCTACGCGACAGGCGTGCTGGTGCTGATGAGCTCGGGCGCTGTCGCGGTGACGCTGGCCGCCCGCAAGGCCGGGCAGCGCAAGCGCACCGTCGCCTTCGCGGTGATCGCGCTGATCTTCTGCTACACCACGATCGTCAACTGCGTCGAGCGCCCCGACGGCCTCAAGATCGGCGGCTGCTTCATCCTGGCGATCGTGGTGGTCTCGCTGCTCTCCCGGATCGGCAGGTCCTTCGAGCTGCGCACCACCTCGATCGAGCTGGACGCCACCGCAGACCGGTTCCTCCGTGACTGCGCACGCCGCCGGATCCGGCTGGTCGCCAACGAGCCCGGTGCTCTCGATGCGCAGGAGTACGACGACAAGACGCGCCAGGTCGTCGCCGACCACGACCTGACCGACGAGGGCGACATCGTCTTCATCGAGGTCACCCTCACCGATCCCTCCGACTTCGAGGGCCGGCTCTCGGTGCACGGCGTCGTGGTCCACGGGCACCGACGGGTGCTGCGGATGGAGTCCGCCACGGTGCCCAATGCGCTGGCGGCGCTGCTGATGCACATCCGCGACGTCACAGGCGTCACGCCGCACATCTACTTCGAGTGGACCGAGGGTGGCCCGGTGATCAACCTGCTGCGCTTCCTCTTCCTCGGCATCGGGGAGGTCGCACCGACCACCCGCGAGGTGCTGCGACGGGCCGAGCCGGACCGGTCACGGCGTCCGCACGTGCACGTCGGCTGA
- the metG gene encoding methionine--tRNA ligase gives MSKVAPKNVLSAVAWPYANGPRHIGHVAGFGVPSDVFSRYMRMAGHQVLMVSGSDEHGTPILIAADEAGLSAQELVDQNHRLIAEDLVSLGLSYDLYTRTTTRNHHAVVQELFLGVYGNGYFVEQTSYGAISPSTGRTLPDRYIEGTCPICGYDGARGDQCDNCGNQLDPDQLINPRSKINGETPEFVETTHFFLDLPALADALGEWLDEREATGLWRPNVIRFSQNILKEIRPRAMTRDIDWGIAVPLDGWRENPTKKLYVWFDAVVGYLSASIEWARRSGDNDAWRRWWNDPEALSYYFMGKDNITFHSQIWPAELLAYNGKGSRGGEARELGELNLPTEVVSSEYLTMEGRKFSSSRKIVIYVRDLLERYQADAFRYYVAVAGPETNDADFTWAEFVRRTNDELVAGWGNLVNRTANLIAVNFGEIPAAGELTAADLAVLDTVEAAFDAVGALIGTHRQKAAISEAMRTVGEVNKYLADHEPWKLVKVEESRDRAATVLHVAAQCVADLNLILAPFLPFSANAVDRILGGKGEIAPLPRIEEVDDLDGGAGYPIITGDYTGVPSWERHPIDVGTAIGKPTPIFTKLDPAVIEEELGRLG, from the coding sequence ATGAGCAAGGTCGCCCCGAAGAATGTGCTGAGCGCCGTCGCCTGGCCCTACGCCAACGGTCCGCGTCACATCGGGCACGTCGCCGGCTTCGGCGTACCGTCCGACGTCTTCTCGCGCTACATGCGGATGGCCGGCCACCAGGTGCTCATGGTCTCGGGTTCCGACGAGCACGGGACGCCGATCCTGATCGCGGCCGACGAGGCCGGCCTGAGCGCGCAGGAGCTGGTGGACCAGAACCACCGGCTGATCGCCGAGGACCTGGTCTCGCTGGGTCTCTCCTACGACCTCTACACCCGGACGACGACGCGCAACCACCACGCGGTCGTCCAGGAGCTGTTCCTCGGGGTCTACGGGAACGGCTACTTCGTCGAGCAGACGTCGTACGGCGCGATCTCGCCCTCGACCGGCCGGACCCTGCCGGACCGGTACATCGAGGGCACCTGCCCGATCTGCGGGTACGACGGCGCCCGAGGCGACCAGTGCGACAACTGCGGCAACCAGCTCGATCCCGACCAGCTGATCAACCCGCGGTCGAAGATCAACGGCGAGACGCCGGAGTTCGTGGAGACCACCCACTTCTTCCTCGACCTGCCGGCTCTGGCCGATGCGCTGGGGGAGTGGCTCGACGAGCGCGAGGCGACCGGGCTGTGGCGGCCCAACGTCATCCGGTTCTCCCAGAACATCCTCAAGGAGATCCGTCCGCGCGCCATGACGCGCGACATCGACTGGGGCATCGCGGTGCCGCTGGACGGCTGGCGGGAGAACCCGACCAAGAAGCTCTACGTCTGGTTCGACGCCGTGGTCGGCTACCTGTCCGCCTCGATCGAGTGGGCCCGCCGCTCCGGGGACAACGACGCCTGGCGACGCTGGTGGAACGACCCCGAGGCCCTCAGCTACTACTTCATGGGCAAGGACAACATCACCTTCCACAGCCAGATCTGGCCGGCCGAGCTGCTCGCCTACAACGGCAAGGGCTCGCGTGGCGGGGAGGCGCGCGAGCTGGGCGAGCTGAACCTGCCGACGGAGGTCGTGTCCTCCGAATACCTCACCATGGAGGGCCGCAAGTTCTCCTCCTCGCGCAAGATCGTGATCTACGTGCGCGACCTGCTCGAGCGCTACCAGGCAGACGCCTTCCGCTACTACGTCGCTGTCGCCGGCCCCGAGACCAACGACGCGGACTTCACCTGGGCGGAGTTCGTCCGGCGTACGAACGACGAGCTGGTAGCGGGCTGGGGCAACCTGGTGAACCGCACCGCCAACCTCATCGCCGTCAACTTCGGCGAGATCCCGGCCGCCGGCGAGCTGACCGCCGCGGACCTCGCAGTGCTCGACACCGTCGAGGCGGCCTTCGACGCGGTCGGCGCGCTGATCGGCACGCACCGGCAGAAGGCCGCCATCAGCGAGGCGATGCGGACGGTCGGCGAGGTCAACAAGTATCTGGCCGACCACGAGCCGTGGAAGCTGGTCAAGGTCGAGGAGAGCCGGGACCGTGCGGCGACCGTGCTGCACGTCGCGGCCCAGTGCGTGGCCGACCTCAACCTGATCCTGGCGCCGTTCCTGCCATTCTCGGCGAACGCGGTCGACCGGATCCTCGGCGGCAAGGGCGAGATCGCGCCGCTGCCGCGCATCGAGGAGGTGGACGATCTCGACGGGGGCGCGGGCTACCCGATCATCACCGGCGACTACACCGGCGTCCCGAGCTGGGAGCGGCACCCGATCGACGTCGGTACGGCGATCGGCAAGCCGACCCCGATCTTCACCAAGCTGGACCCGGCCGTGATCGAGGAGGAGCTGGGCCGGCTCGGCTGA
- a CDS encoding globin — MTFYDEIGGAETIRTIVATFYAGVAQDELLRPMYPEEDLGPAEERFFGFLCQYWGGPTTYSEQRGHPRLRMRHAPFAVTHEAKEHWLTHFREGLDAAKLTPEQDAEFWAYVVRAADFMVNA, encoded by the coding sequence GTGACGTTCTACGACGAGATCGGCGGCGCCGAGACGATCCGCACGATCGTGGCCACCTTCTACGCCGGCGTCGCCCAGGACGAGCTGCTCCGGCCGATGTACCCCGAGGAGGACCTCGGGCCGGCGGAGGAGCGGTTCTTCGGGTTCCTGTGCCAGTACTGGGGCGGCCCCACCACCTATTCCGAGCAGCGGGGGCACCCGCGCCTGCGGATGCGGCACGCACCCTTCGCCGTGACCCACGAGGCCAAGGAGCACTGGCTCACCCACTTCCGCGAGGGCCTGGACGCGGCGAAGCTGACGCCGGAGCAGGACGCCGAGTTCTGGGCGTACGTCGTGCGCGCGGCCGACTTCATGGTCAACGCCTGA
- a CDS encoding mycothiol-dependent nitroreductase Rv2466c family protein, with the protein MTTTEAEFWFDPLCPFAWITSRWILEVEKVRDVKVTWRIMSLAYLNQDKDIPDDYREMLKTAWGPVRVAMAVNEQFGQEKLAEIYTALGTRRHVEKKDFTREVIEDALASVGLPVELADAMDDSSYDEAIKASHHLGMDQVGNEVGTPTIAMNGSAFFGPVIAKAPKGEEAGKLWDGFQLVTAYPYVYELKRARTHELDFS; encoded by the coding sequence ATGACGACCACTGAGGCAGAGTTCTGGTTCGACCCGTTGTGCCCGTTCGCGTGGATCACCTCGCGCTGGATCCTGGAGGTCGAGAAGGTCCGGGACGTGAAGGTGACCTGGCGGATCATGAGCCTGGCCTATCTCAACCAGGACAAGGACATCCCGGACGACTACCGCGAGATGCTGAAGACGGCCTGGGGTCCGGTGCGGGTCGCGATGGCTGTCAACGAGCAGTTCGGTCAGGAGAAGCTGGCCGAGATCTACACCGCGCTCGGCACCCGTCGTCACGTCGAGAAGAAGGACTTCACCCGTGAGGTGATCGAGGACGCGCTCGCCTCGGTCGGGCTGCCGGTGGAGCTCGCCGACGCCATGGACGACTCCTCCTACGACGAGGCGATCAAGGCCTCCCACCACCTCGGGATGGACCAGGTCGGCAACGAGGTCGGCACGCCGACGATCGCGATGAACGGCTCGGCCTTCTTCGGCCCGGTGATCGCCAAGGCGCCGAAGGGTGAGGAGGCCGGCAAGCTCTGGGACGGCTTCCAGCTCGTCACGGCCTACCCCTACGTCTACGAGCTGAAGCGCGCGCGGACGCACGAGCTGGACTTCAGCTAG
- a CDS encoding mechanosensitive ion channel family protein: MFVQILLRPAAIDWRHNADVLIGKPVAIVALVLLAMVIRWVLGKLVDRLVRHAEDGVLPDRFTTAHSTRRVQRAKTMGDLLKSIIGGLLVAIFGTMILSELGLNIAPIIASAGIVGIALGFGAQSLVKDFLSGIFMIFEDQYGVGDVVDVGVASGTIEAVSLRVTRLRDQSGTVWYVPNGEILRVGNMSQNWARAVVDVSIGYGEDLARVQRVLKSVAHDIWEDDDYRDIVIEEPEVTGVEQMTPDAITVRVLIKTAPMQQWAVARELRQRIKARFDHEGIAMPFTQKVLFPAPPYAGATPPTTDPAAHDSAKAANE; encoded by the coding sequence ATGTTCGTCCAGATCCTGCTCCGGCCCGCCGCCATCGACTGGCGCCACAACGCAGACGTGCTGATCGGCAAACCGGTCGCCATCGTCGCGCTGGTCCTGCTGGCGATGGTGATCCGCTGGGTCCTCGGCAAGCTGGTCGACAGGCTGGTGCGCCACGCCGAGGACGGCGTCCTCCCCGATCGCTTCACCACCGCTCACAGCACCCGCCGGGTGCAGCGCGCGAAGACGATGGGCGACCTGCTCAAGAGCATCATCGGCGGCCTGCTGGTCGCCATCTTCGGCACGATGATCCTCAGCGAGCTCGGGCTGAACATCGCCCCGATCATCGCCAGCGCCGGCATCGTCGGCATCGCACTGGGCTTCGGCGCCCAGTCCCTGGTCAAGGACTTCCTGTCGGGCATCTTCATGATCTTCGAGGATCAGTACGGCGTGGGCGACGTGGTCGACGTCGGCGTCGCGTCCGGCACCATCGAGGCGGTCTCGCTGAGGGTCACCCGCCTGCGTGACCAGAGCGGGACGGTCTGGTACGTGCCCAACGGGGAGATCCTGCGGGTCGGCAACATGAGCCAGAACTGGGCACGGGCGGTCGTCGACGTCAGCATCGGGTACGGCGAGGACCTCGCCCGGGTGCAGCGGGTCCTGAAGTCGGTAGCGCACGACATCTGGGAGGACGACGACTACCGCGACATCGTCATCGAGGAGCCCGAGGTCACCGGCGTGGAGCAGATGACACCGGACGCGATCACCGTCCGGGTGCTGATCAAGACCGCGCCGATGCAGCAGTGGGCGGTCGCCCGGGAGCTGCGCCAGCGGATCAAGGCCCGCTTCGACCACGAGGGCATCGCGATGCCGTTCACCCAGAAGGTCCTCTTCCCGGCCCCGCCGTACGCCGGCGCCACTCCCCCGACGACCGATCCCGCCGCGCACGACTCGGCCAAGGCCGCCAACGAGTAG
- a CDS encoding CHAP domain-containing protein gives MPHQSQQSRRPLARVAIASGLASAAFAATLVPTTSVPATAATVGVLCTGFGPCTDAGMSARGYHAVWDTMFWGMYAGQNCTNYVAFRMIQAGMSSTRPAQLKAGQGNASYWGGSFGSLTNKVPTVGSVAWWNANVPGAGSGGHVAIVEKVYSATDIVVSESNWSGNFDWRRITTAANWPSGFIHLRDSGTSTPTPTPTPTPTPTPTPAPVNTVRPTISGTVAVGQTLAATPGTWSQSGLTYAYQWYANGVALSGETASTIDIGKSKLGQTIAVRVTATGKAGSAAATSATTAAVIAGTIGVTVPPEITGTPRISATVTAVPPKTTNALTTSSVQWYADGQPIAGATGWTLTLGAAQVARRLTVQVHGSRTAFKDLVVSSAATDPVQAPALRVTSSGGVSGDPHVGGVLRANPGGTEPAPAQTTYVWLRDGVPIAGAAAATYTPTALDVTHHLAVRVGLNATGYYPRSTDYPVAQPITMPVRLKVHAAAGRRAATVVLKVKSLGTLVRGGEVTARVGKHRVTVKVKGKRLVLHLRDLPSGRRTLRIEYAGTQSYAAASTTESLRIGR, from the coding sequence GTGCCTCACCAGTCACAGCAGTCACGCCGACCCCTGGCGCGCGTCGCGATCGCGTCCGGGTTGGCCTCCGCTGCCTTCGCCGCGACCCTCGTGCCCACCACCAGCGTCCCCGCCACGGCGGCCACGGTCGGCGTGCTGTGCACCGGCTTCGGTCCATGCACCGATGCCGGGATGAGCGCTCGGGGCTATCACGCCGTGTGGGACACGATGTTCTGGGGGATGTATGCCGGCCAGAACTGCACGAACTACGTCGCCTTCCGGATGATCCAGGCCGGCATGTCCTCGACCCGACCCGCGCAGCTCAAGGCGGGACAGGGCAACGCGAGCTACTGGGGCGGATCGTTCGGCTCGCTCACCAACAAGGTGCCCACCGTCGGCTCGGTGGCGTGGTGGAACGCCAACGTCCCCGGCGCCGGCTCGGGCGGTCACGTGGCCATCGTGGAGAAGGTGTACTCCGCCACGGACATCGTCGTCTCGGAGTCGAACTGGTCGGGCAACTTCGACTGGCGCCGGATCACCACGGCCGCGAACTGGCCCAGCGGCTTCATCCACCTGCGCGACTCCGGCACCAGTACGCCGACCCCGACCCCGACCCCGACGCCGACCCCGACGCCGACCCCTGCCCCCGTCAACACGGTCCGACCGACGATCAGCGGCACCGTCGCCGTCGGGCAGACCCTCGCCGCCACACCGGGCACGTGGTCGCAGAGTGGCCTGACCTACGCCTACCAGTGGTACGCGAACGGCGTGGCGCTGAGCGGCGAGACCGCCAGCACGATCGACATCGGCAAGAGCAAGCTGGGCCAGACGATCGCCGTACGGGTGACGGCGACCGGCAAGGCGGGATCGGCCGCCGCGACGTCGGCGACGACGGCCGCGGTGATCGCCGGCACCATCGGCGTGACGGTGCCGCCGGAGATCACCGGGACGCCGCGGATCTCGGCGACGGTGACCGCTGTGCCGCCCAAGACGACCAACGCACTGACCACCAGCTCGGTGCAGTGGTACGCCGACGGACAGCCGATCGCGGGCGCGACCGGCTGGACGCTGACCCTGGGCGCCGCGCAGGTCGCCCGGCGACTCACCGTCCAGGTGCACGGCAGCCGGACGGCCTTCAAGGACCTCGTCGTGAGCAGCGCCGCCACCGACCCGGTCCAGGCGCCCGCGCTGCGGGTGACCAGCTCGGGTGGGGTGAGCGGTGACCCCCACGTCGGCGGCGTGCTCAGGGCAAACCCGGGCGGCACCGAGCCCGCGCCGGCGCAGACGACCTACGTCTGGCTGCGGGACGGGGTCCCGATCGCCGGGGCCGCCGCCGCGACGTACACGCCGACAGCGCTGGACGTGACCCACCACCTCGCCGTCCGCGTCGGACTGAACGCGACCGGCTACTACCCGCGGTCCACCGACTACCCGGTCGCGCAGCCGATCACGATGCCGGTCAGGCTGAAGGTGCACGCCGCCGCGGGTCGCCGTGCCGCCACGGTCGTGCTCAAGGTGAAGTCGCTGGGCACCCTGGTCAGGGGCGGTGAGGTGACCGCGCGGGTGGGCAAGCACCGGGTCACCGTCAAGGTCAAGGGCAAGCGGCTCGTGTTGCACCTGCGCGATCTCCCGTCGGGTCGCCGGACGCTGAGGATCGAGTACGCCGGCACCCAGAGCTACGCCGCCGCCTCGACCACGGAGAGTCTGCGGATCGGCCGCTGA
- the pepN gene encoding aminopeptidase N, translating to MPGTNLTRDEARTRAGLLDVTSYDIELDLTTGDQAFGSTTTITFTSREPGAETFADLVGATVHEITLNGTPLDPAAAYVDNRIALTGLAAQNVLVVKADCPYSHTGEGLHRFVDPVDDRVYTYTQFEVPDARRVFTTFEQPDLKSTFTFHVTAPAGWKVVSNSPSPEPTERSGGRARWDFAPTKRMSTYITALVAGEYHEVQDVYEGKYGTIPLGHYCRQSLVPYLDRESIVETTRAGFAFFEEKFDYPYPFGKYDQLYVPEYNMGAMENAGCVTLRDEYLPRSRQPRSFYEFRTSVILHEMAHMWFGDLVTMKWWDDLWLNESFAEWACYWAEAEVTEFTDAWTGFANARKITGYTQDQLPTTHPIAADNHDLQAVEVNFDMITYAKGASVLKQLVAWVGLEPFLEGLRAYFKEFEYGNPEFKDLLAALEKSSGRELQGWAQEWLQTAGVNTLTPEFTLDEDGNYASLAVRQTANADWPTLRRHRLGIGFYTATTASESGERTLTRTDYLEVDIEGELTQIADAVGKQQPDLLLLNDQDLAYAKIRLDERSLATALSSLSQIDDSLPRALVWSAAWDMTRDAEMSISDYVELVLANIGQETDAWGVTRIPANAALAVATYSAPAKRAALAARWEQGLRDLLAQAAPGSDHQLTFVRSLAAAAHTDAAIADLKGLLDGSLSYEGLEIDQDLRWSLISGLARAGALGEAEIAAELERDNTISGQEKAAAARASRPDPEAKAAAWEAAAVSTSTPNETSREITLAFNQPRQDEVLAPYIDRYFEAADGLWEHLGTHKASVALSGLFPRYAASPALLEKADAWLASSTAEPAAKRYVREGRDAAARALAAQAKDAE from the coding sequence ATGCCAGGAACCAACCTCACTCGGGACGAGGCGCGCACCCGCGCCGGACTCCTCGACGTCACGTCGTACGACATCGAGCTGGACCTCACCACCGGCGATCAGGCCTTCGGCTCGACGACGACGATCACCTTCACCAGCCGCGAGCCGGGAGCGGAGACCTTCGCCGACCTGGTCGGCGCGACCGTGCACGAGATCACCCTCAACGGGACCCCACTCGACCCCGCCGCGGCGTACGTCGACAACCGCATCGCCCTGACCGGGCTGGCGGCGCAGAACGTGCTCGTGGTGAAGGCGGACTGCCCCTACTCGCACACCGGCGAGGGACTGCACCGCTTCGTCGACCCGGTCGACGACCGCGTCTACACCTACACCCAGTTCGAGGTACCGGACGCGCGACGGGTCTTCACCACCTTCGAGCAGCCCGACCTCAAGTCGACCTTCACCTTCCACGTCACCGCCCCCGCCGGCTGGAAGGTCGTGTCGAACAGCCCCTCGCCCGAGCCCACCGAGCGCAGCGGCGGCAGGGCGCGCTGGGACTTCGCGCCGACCAAGCGGATGTCGACGTACATCACCGCCCTCGTCGCCGGCGAGTACCACGAGGTCCAGGACGTCTACGAGGGCAAGTACGGCACCATCCCGCTCGGCCACTACTGCCGTCAGTCGCTGGTCCCCTACCTCGACCGCGAGAGCATCGTGGAGACGACCAGGGCCGGCTTCGCGTTCTTCGAGGAGAAGTTCGACTACCCCTACCCGTTCGGCAAGTACGACCAGCTCTACGTGCCGGAGTACAACATGGGCGCGATGGAGAACGCCGGCTGCGTGACGCTGCGCGACGAGTACCTGCCGCGCTCGCGCCAGCCGCGGTCGTTCTACGAGTTCCGCACCTCGGTGATCCTGCACGAGATGGCGCACATGTGGTTCGGCGACCTGGTCACGATGAAGTGGTGGGACGACCTCTGGCTCAACGAGTCGTTCGCCGAGTGGGCCTGTTACTGGGCCGAGGCCGAGGTCACCGAGTTCACCGACGCCTGGACCGGTTTCGCCAACGCGCGCAAGATCACCGGGTACACCCAGGACCAGCTCCCCACCACGCACCCGATCGCCGCTGACAACCACGACCTGCAGGCGGTCGAGGTCAACTTCGACATGATCACCTACGCCAAGGGCGCCTCGGTGCTCAAGCAGCTGGTGGCCTGGGTCGGTCTCGAGCCGTTCCTGGAGGGCCTGCGGGCGTACTTCAAGGAGTTCGAGTACGGGAACCCCGAGTTCAAGGATCTGCTCGCCGCGCTGGAGAAGTCCTCGGGCCGTGAGCTCCAGGGGTGGGCGCAGGAGTGGCTGCAGACCGCCGGGGTCAACACCCTCACGCCGGAGTTCACCCTCGACGAGGACGGCAACTACGCCTCACTGGCGGTCCGCCAGACCGCGAACGCGGACTGGCCGACGCTGCGCCGGCACCGGCTGGGCATCGGCTTCTACACCGCCACCACCGCGTCTGAGTCCGGGGAGAGGACGCTGACCCGCACCGACTACCTCGAGGTCGACATCGAGGGCGAGCTGACCCAGATCGCCGATGCGGTGGGCAAGCAGCAGCCCGACCTGCTGCTGCTCAACGACCAGGACCTGGCCTACGCCAAGATCCGCCTCGACGAGCGGTCGCTGGCAACCGCCCTCTCGTCCCTGTCGCAGATCGACGACTCGCTCCCCCGGGCCCTGGTGTGGAGCGCGGCCTGGGACATGACGCGCGACGCGGAGATGTCGATCAGCGACTACGTCGAGCTCGTCCTGGCCAACATCGGGCAGGAGACCGATGCCTGGGGCGTGACCCGGATCCCGGCCAACGCCGCGCTCGCCGTCGCGACCTACTCGGCCCCGGCCAAGCGCGCCGCCCTCGCAGCCCGGTGGGAGCAGGGTCTGCGCGACCTGCTCGCCCAGGCCGCTCCGGGCAGTGACCACCAGCTCACCTTCGTCCGCTCCCTGGCGGCCGCCGCGCACACCGACGCCGCGATCGCCGACCTCAAGGGGCTGCTGGACGGCTCGCTGTCCTACGAGGGCCTCGAGATCGACCAGGACCTGCGCTGGTCGCTGATCTCCGGGCTGGCCCGCGCCGGTGCCCTCGGTGAGGCCGAGATCGCCGCTGAGCTCGAACGCGACAACACCATCTCGGGTCAGGAGAAGGCCGCAGCCGCCCGCGCCTCGCGCCCCGACCCCGAGGCGAAGGCGGCGGCGTGGGAGGCCGCTGCGGTCAGCACGAGCACCCCGAACGAGACCTCCCGCGAGATCACGCTGGCGTTCAACCAGCCGCGGCAGGACGAGGTCCTGGCGCCGTACATCGACCGCTACTTCGAGGCCGCCGACGGCCTGTGGGAGCACCTCGGCACGCACAAGGCCTCGGTCGCCCTCTCCGGGCTCTTCCCCCGGTACGCCGCCTCGCCGGCGCTCTTGGAGAAGGCCGACGCCTGGCTGGCGAGCTCCACGGCCGAGCCGGCCGCGAAGCGCTACGTCCGCGAAGGCCGCGACGCCGCGGCGCGGGCCCTGGCCGCACAGGCCAAGGACGCCGAGTAG
- a CDS encoding maleylpyruvate isomerase family mycothiol-dependent enzyme translates to MAVDQVGILALQRALTQAAGLLDGIGGADLDKPTPCTEWDVRRLANHLIAAPRIFVTMLQGAPPGWNGREDYTADLGDELRTRGNTLINLWREVAAAGEETMADPDWQAAEIATHTWDLATSLGITTDDLDQSVAQRALVTMDRVLGPVRKGRAWADARSAPAGSDAYTHLAAYAGRVV, encoded by the coding sequence ATGGCCGTCGACCAGGTCGGCATCCTGGCGCTCCAGCGAGCGCTGACCCAGGCTGCCGGCCTGCTCGACGGGATCGGGGGCGCCGACCTGGACAAGCCGACGCCCTGCACGGAGTGGGACGTGCGCCGGCTGGCCAACCACCTCATCGCCGCACCCCGGATCTTCGTGACGATGCTGCAGGGCGCGCCGCCGGGCTGGAACGGCCGGGAGGACTACACCGCCGACCTCGGCGACGAGCTGCGCACCCGGGGCAACACCCTGATCAACCTGTGGCGCGAGGTGGCCGCCGCCGGCGAGGAGACGATGGCGGACCCCGATTGGCAGGCCGCTGAGATCGCCACCCACACCTGGGACCTCGCGACGTCCCTGGGCATCACCACCGACGATCTCGACCAGTCCGTCGCGCAGCGCGCACTGGTCACGATGGACCGCGTCCTGGGGCCGGTCCGCAAGGGCAGGGCCTGGGCGGATGCCCGCTCCGCCCCGGCCGGGTCGGACGCCTACACCCACCTCGCCGCCTACGCCGGACGGGTCGTCTGA
- a CDS encoding OsmC family protein — translation MPTTRTATTVWEGTLFEGAGKVTLDSSGIGTYDVSWPSRAEAANGKTSPEELIAAAHSSCFSMAFSNGLAKNGTPATTLTTSAEVELTPGTGITGITLTVRGVVPGIDEEKFVELAQEAKAGCPVSQALAGTTITLDAALS, via the coding sequence ATGCCTACTACTCGCACCGCAACAACCGTCTGGGAGGGCACCCTGTTCGAGGGTGCCGGCAAGGTCACCCTGGACTCCTCCGGGATCGGCACGTACGACGTGTCGTGGCCCTCGCGCGCCGAGGCCGCCAACGGCAAGACCAGCCCCGAGGAGCTCATCGCTGCCGCGCACTCCTCCTGCTTCTCGATGGCCTTCTCCAACGGCCTCGCCAAGAACGGGACGCCTGCCACCACCCTGACCACCTCGGCCGAGGTCGAGCTCACGCCGGGCACCGGCATCACCGGCATCACGCTCACCGTGCGCGGTGTCGTGCCGGGCATCGACGAGGAGAAGTTCGTCGAGCTCGCCCAGGAGGCGAAGGCCGGCTGCCCGGTCAGCCAGGCGCTGGCCGGCACCACGATCACGCTCGACGCCGCCCTCTCCTGA